The following are encoded together in the Acidobacteriota bacterium genome:
- a CDS encoding class I SAM-dependent methyltransferase, with product MFDFVDSADRAEEKGFYDQAYVGRRQESCAKQTVESVLPIWDLPDRPENRIVLEQLGDLSGKKVLLLGNGESLKELLFLTMDPAHLVYSDLSTHALMNICDRFELDQFQNQLTFAAIDAHDIPFSSNTFDVIYGFAMVHHLPDLDRFLVSVNRALKPGGYTVFMDDAYAPIWHYSKQTWLKPLMKLSHKKTGISPEDYRFSMSGGFREVDLGKKIRRAGGEPWFVRAAFFNYLFYRGAEKLLPQRLNRMLRKETISKAVRVLDRWLCKLPLLRRNQIRLIWGFTKRP from the coding sequence ATGTTTGATTTTGTCGATTCCGCTGATCGAGCTGAAGAAAAAGGTTTCTACGATCAAGCTTATGTAGGACGACGACAGGAGAGCTGCGCAAAACAGACAGTCGAGAGCGTGTTGCCAATTTGGGATCTGCCGGACCGCCCGGAAAATAGAATTGTGCTTGAACAACTCGGCGATTTGTCCGGTAAGAAAGTACTGTTGCTCGGCAATGGTGAGTCGCTAAAGGAGTTGCTGTTTCTGACGATGGATCCAGCGCACCTCGTTTATTCGGATCTTTCTACTCATGCATTGATGAATATATGTGATCGCTTCGAATTGGATCAGTTTCAGAATCAGCTCACCTTCGCCGCGATCGACGCTCACGACATACCCTTCTCAAGCAACACATTTGACGTGATCTACGGGTTCGCAATGGTTCATCATCTACCGGATCTGGACCGATTCCTGGTTTCAGTCAATCGAGCCCTCAAACCAGGTGGTTACACCGTGTTTATGGACGATGCCTATGCGCCGATCTGGCACTACTCGAAACAGACTTGGTTGAAGCCACTTATGAAATTGAGCCATAAGAAGACCGGGATTTCCCCCGAAGACTACCGATTTTCAATGTCGGGTGGCTTTAGGGAAGTCGACTTGGGAAAAAAAATACGGCGAGCCGGGGGCGAGCCCTGGTTCGTTCGCGCGGCATTCTTTAACTACCTGTTTTATCGAGGCGCCGAAAAGTTGTTGCCGCAGCGGTTGAACAGAATGCTCAGAAAAGAGACGATCTCGAAAGCGGTACGTGTCTTGGATAGGTGGTTATGCAAACTACCTCTGCTAAGAAGAAACCAGATTCGTCTGATTTGGGGATTCACGAAGCGTCCCTAA
- a CDS encoding BlaI/MecI/CopY family transcriptional regulator codes for MSHHPRATDAELAILKSLWSDGVSTIRQLTDRLYPGGGVSHYATIQKLLERLEGKAFVRREKSGRTHRFEAIVDRRALIGQRLRETAEQLCDGSISPLLTQLVTDRRLSSDELASLQQLVEELSRAEEEVP; via the coding sequence ATGAGCCATCATCCACGGGCCACCGACGCCGAACTGGCGATCCTCAAGAGTCTCTGGTCTGACGGCGTCTCGACCATCCGCCAGCTGACCGATCGGCTCTACCCCGGTGGCGGTGTCAGCCACTACGCGACGATTCAGAAGCTGCTGGAACGACTGGAAGGCAAGGCGTTCGTCCGTCGCGAGAAGAGCGGTCGGACCCATCGCTTCGAGGCCATCGTCGATCGACGGGCGTTGATCGGACAACGTCTTCGAGAGACCGCCGAGCAGCTCTGCGATGGCTCCATCTCCCCCCTCCTCACTCAACTGGTCACGGACCGCCGTCTCTCGTCGGACGAGCTGGCGTCCCTCCAACAACTCGTCGAGGAGTTGTCCCGGGCCGAGGAGGAGGTTCCATGA
- a CDS encoding DUF1223 domain-containing protein, producing MNGRSVLWLLVLVVSSAFGESADRPVVVVELFTSQGCSSCPPADKLLSQLVAGDLLDDIDVIGISEHVDYWNSLGWVDPFSDSRFSERQRAYGRAASRFNAYTPQMIVDGKVAFVGHDRVQAIQAIREAAKRPRAKLDLTLDGLELTVEISYLPKTKHNVRYDVMLALIEDGIEVEVSRGENAGRVLMNDGVARRIQRIGLVRSEDGMATVVHTIEMQSDWDRENMRVVVFLQSRRDMAIAGAIQR from the coding sequence GTGAACGGTCGATCTGTTTTGTGGCTGTTGGTTCTGGTGGTCTCTTCTGCGTTTGGGGAGTCGGCCGATCGACCCGTCGTCGTGGTGGAGCTGTTCACCAGTCAGGGTTGCTCCAGTTGCCCGCCGGCGGACAAGCTGTTGAGTCAGCTGGTCGCCGGTGATCTGTTGGACGACATCGACGTCATCGGCATCAGCGAACATGTCGACTACTGGAACAGCCTGGGCTGGGTCGATCCGTTTTCCGACTCCCGTTTTAGCGAGCGTCAGCGTGCCTATGGGCGTGCGGCCAGCCGGTTCAACGCCTACACGCCACAGATGATCGTGGATGGGAAAGTCGCGTTCGTCGGGCATGACCGCGTGCAAGCGATCCAGGCCATTCGCGAGGCGGCGAAGCGTCCGCGTGCGAAGTTGGATCTAACCCTTGATGGGTTGGAGCTGACGGTCGAGATCTCTTATCTGCCGAAGACCAAGCACAACGTGCGTTACGACGTGATGTTGGCGCTTATCGAGGATGGGATCGAGGTCGAAGTCTCGCGGGGTGAGAATGCCGGGCGGGTGTTGATGAACGACGGCGTGGCGCGGAGGATTCAGCGGATCGGGTTGGTGCGGAGTGAGGATGGGATGGCGACGGTGGTGCACACGATCGAGATGCAGTCAGATTGGGATCGGGAGAACATGCGGGTGGTGGTGTTCTTGCAGTCTCGTAGAGATATGGCGATTGCCGGGGCGATTCAGCGTTAG
- a CDS encoding MBL fold metallo-hydrolase: MRPLNRLGWLLACLVLASCAIAQDAEEVTIGVEKVVDGVYMLTGRGGNLGLAVGDDGAFLIDDQYAPLSDKIRSAVESVSKTPLRFIVNTHWHGDHTGGNENLGSGGVTILAHDNVRQRMSVEQVMEVFDLTTPPSPTAALPVITFPDRITFHMNGLEIETLHVPAAHTDGDSMIFFKGINVIHMGDVYFNGGYPFIDAGSGGTIDGVIAAVKTVLERSDADTRIIPGHGTLSTPKELREYLAMLEGTRTAILKEIQAGKSREETVAANPTAPFDEIWGNGFMKPDVFTGLVYQTLN, translated from the coding sequence ATGAGACCCTTAAACCGCCTCGGCTGGCTGTTGGCGTGCCTGGTGCTGGCCTCGTGCGCCATCGCCCAGGATGCCGAGGAAGTCACGATCGGTGTCGAGAAGGTCGTCGACGGCGTCTACATGCTGACCGGACGCGGCGGCAACCTCGGTCTGGCCGTCGGTGACGACGGCGCGTTTCTGATCGACGATCAGTACGCCCCGCTCTCGGACAAGATCCGTAGCGCCGTCGAGTCGGTCAGCAAGACTCCCCTGCGCTTCATCGTCAATACCCATTGGCATGGCGATCACACCGGTGGCAACGAGAACCTCGGGTCCGGCGGCGTCACGATCCTGGCCCACGACAACGTACGACAGAGAATGAGTGTCGAACAGGTCATGGAGGTCTTCGACCTCACGACACCGCCCTCGCCGACGGCAGCCCTACCGGTGATCACCTTCCCCGACCGCATCACCTTTCACATGAACGGCCTGGAGATCGAGACACTCCACGTGCCTGCAGCGCACACCGACGGCGACTCGATGATCTTCTTCAAGGGGATCAACGTCATCCACATGGGCGATGTCTATTTTAACGGGGGCTACCCGTTCATCGACGCCGGTAGCGGCGGCACCATCGACGGCGTCATCGCCGCCGTGAAGACCGTGCTGGAACGCTCCGATGCGGACACCCGCATCATCCCCGGTCACGGCACCCTCTCTACGCCCAAGGAGCTGCGAGAGTACCTGGCGATGCTCGAGGGAACCCGCACGGCGATCCTGAAGGAGATCCAGGCCGGCAAGAGCCGGGAGGAGACGGTGGCCGCCAACCCCACCGCGCCCTTCGACGAGATCTGGGGCAACGGCTTCATGAAACCCGACGTCTTTACCGGGCTCGTCTACCAGACGCTGAACTAG
- a CDS encoding PadR family transcriptional regulator codes for MVEENAIVRKFQKELNSGTVSLVVLSLMDASTEPLYGYQIAKLLEAQAEGQLPMKQGALYPVLRAMEANGLLRSNVEPSTSAPPRRYYSVTVEGHNMLAIWINVWGNTRDFVERVLSGVAGNGSQDEEREDV; via the coding sequence ATCGTGGAAGAAAATGCGATTGTCAGGAAGTTCCAGAAAGAGCTGAACTCGGGAACGGTCTCCCTGGTGGTTCTTAGTCTGATGGACGCCTCGACCGAGCCGCTCTATGGCTACCAGATCGCCAAGTTGCTGGAAGCGCAGGCCGAGGGGCAGTTGCCGATGAAGCAGGGGGCGCTGTACCCGGTGCTCCGAGCCATGGAAGCCAACGGCCTTCTTCGGAGCAACGTGGAACCATCGACCTCGGCTCCGCCACGCCGTTACTACTCCGTGACGGTCGAGGGTCACAACATGCTCGCAATCTGGATCAACGTCTGGGGAAACACTCGCGACTTTGTCGAGCGCGTGCTGTCCGGAGTCGCTGGCAACGGTAGTCAAGACGAGGAGAGGGAAGATGTCTGA
- a CDS encoding transglycosylase SLT domain-containing protein, which produces MGFSAKRGLIPSTVGAAILLLTLLAGCAPTSQVELTPQAAPASEPVVERAVEPVVELPDPSPIYLRLDQGRTAYRVGIGYLAEGDEISGEQSLFEGTRLLQSAASDCAAMEGCDLLRFIATFDDLLAEQTQAIKQQSYHIDTLEEAAAQEEMLEEPGTESPFLVAIPQLESSVSLLKGTDLRDLIELNTPVRAALDDWLTWMRPLLMDSYFNYRFLQEEMAPVYEAAGLPEALLFAMIATETGGKVHSYSRAGAAGPLQFTRYTGLKYGLKSDGKFDTRLDPKLATRANVAYLNDRFDELDDDLEKALAAYNGGETRMLRLHRRHAGASLWDSRVYYSLPRETRDYVPRILAAAWLFLHPDEYGLEFPDMDVRRVAFELPSPISMGELTICLGQVGQSDGWFRTLRNLNPRWEPSKRKEAGSSIALPAGLIPVYEERCTGNDELMARAGTLYEANYPESPEMIPYTIRRGDTLGKIASRHKCVSLRELADVNRIRAPRYVIRVGQQITIPTCS; this is translated from the coding sequence ATGGGATTTTCCGCGAAACGAGGCTTGATTCCGTCGACCGTGGGTGCCGCCATCCTCCTCCTGACCCTGCTGGCGGGCTGCGCCCCGACTAGCCAGGTCGAGCTGACCCCGCAGGCCGCGCCCGCCTCGGAGCCTGTCGTCGAGCGTGCCGTCGAGCCGGTCGTCGAACTCCCGGACCCGTCACCGATCTACCTCCGTCTGGACCAGGGCCGCACCGCCTATCGCGTCGGCATCGGCTATCTCGCCGAGGGCGACGAGATCAGCGGAGAGCAGTCGCTGTTTGAAGGCACCCGTTTGCTCCAGAGCGCGGCGTCCGATTGTGCGGCGATGGAAGGCTGCGACCTTCTGCGCTTCATTGCGACATTTGACGACCTGCTTGCGGAACAGACCCAGGCCATCAAACAGCAGTCGTACCATATCGACACCCTCGAAGAGGCTGCGGCCCAGGAAGAGATGCTGGAAGAGCCCGGCACCGAGTCCCCGTTCCTCGTCGCCATACCCCAGCTGGAATCGTCGGTCTCTCTGTTGAAGGGCACCGACCTGCGAGACCTGATCGAGCTGAACACGCCGGTCAGGGCCGCTCTGGATGACTGGTTGACCTGGATGCGTCCGCTGCTGATGGACTCGTATTTCAACTATCGTTTTCTCCAGGAAGAGATGGCACCGGTCTATGAAGCTGCGGGCCTACCGGAGGCGCTGCTGTTTGCCATGATCGCCACAGAGACCGGTGGCAAGGTTCACTCCTATTCTCGCGCCGGTGCTGCGGGCCCCCTGCAGTTCACTCGCTATACGGGCCTCAAGTACGGTCTAAAGAGTGATGGGAAATTTGACACCCGCCTGGACCCCAAATTGGCGACCCGGGCCAATGTGGCCTATCTCAATGACCGATTCGACGAGCTGGATGACGACCTGGAGAAGGCCCTGGCCGCCTACAACGGTGGCGAGACGCGCATGCTGCGCCTCCATCGACGGCATGCCGGTGCAAGCCTGTGGGACAGCCGTGTCTATTACTCGCTTCCAAGAGAGACTCGAGACTACGTGCCGAGGATCCTGGCCGCCGCCTGGCTGTTCCTGCACCCCGACGAGTACGGCCTGGAGTTCCCCGATATGGACGTGCGACGGGTCGCCTTCGAACTCCCGTCACCGATCTCCATGGGCGAGTTGACGATCTGCCTCGGCCAGGTCGGACAGTCCGACGGCTGGTTCCGCACCCTGCGAAACCTCAACCCTCGCTGGGAACCCTCGAAACGCAAGGAGGCCGGTAGCTCGATCGCCCTGCCGGCAGGCCTGATCCCGGTCTATGAAGAGCGCTGCACCGGCAACGACGAACTGATGGCCCGGGCCGGCACTCTGTACGAGGCCAACTACCCCGAGTCACCCGAGATGATCCCCTACACGATCCGTCGTGGGGATACGCTCGGCAAGATCGCGTCCCGCCATAAGTGCGTTTCGCTGAGGGAGTTAGCCGATGTGAATCGGATCCGGGCTCCGCGCTACGTGATCCGGGTCGGTCAGCAGATCACCATCCCGACCTGCTCGTAG
- a CDS encoding sensor domain-containing protein, which translates to MSEQISTVGQYFERLSSAFAGSDPAMAQDAIYDAQEFLAGERATLAADGGNAEDESELVSRLINRFGQPSEVVDNYRTTEARVAAALAPPESPPARSLTGRIFGVFADPRSYGALFYMFFSLPLGVIYFTWAVTGLSLSAGLAVLIFGVVFFLFFISTVRAVALVECRIIETLLGERMPRRPQVVMPQGRLWDRLKFWLTDQRTWLTIFYMLLCLPLGIIYFTIATVALSLTLSFIVAPFVQLFVDYPIIQVFDKHYYLPFWSFPLFWLGGASMLLALMHLARGIGHLHASLAKSMLVKPGA; encoded by the coding sequence ATGTCTGAACAAATCTCGACCGTTGGCCAGTATTTCGAGCGACTGTCCTCCGCCTTCGCAGGAAGCGACCCGGCCATGGCACAGGACGCAATCTACGACGCGCAGGAGTTCCTTGCGGGGGAACGTGCGACGCTGGCGGCCGACGGCGGTAACGCCGAAGACGAAAGTGAATTGGTCAGTCGATTAATCAATCGTTTCGGACAACCTTCTGAGGTCGTCGACAACTACCGGACGACCGAGGCCCGGGTTGCTGCGGCGCTGGCCCCTCCTGAATCCCCTCCTGCACGCAGTCTGACCGGACGCATCTTCGGGGTGTTCGCCGATCCGCGCTCTTACGGCGCACTCTTCTACATGTTCTTCTCGCTGCCACTGGGGGTTATCTACTTCACCTGGGCCGTGACTGGACTATCGCTTTCCGCCGGGCTTGCGGTCTTGATCTTCGGCGTCGTGTTCTTCCTGTTTTTCATCTCGACCGTTCGGGCAGTGGCATTGGTCGAGTGCCGAATTATCGAGACACTGCTGGGGGAACGGATGCCTCGGCGCCCACAAGTGGTCATGCCTCAGGGCAGGTTGTGGGACCGTCTCAAGTTCTGGCTTACGGACCAGAGAACCTGGTTGACCATTTTCTATATGCTGCTGTGTCTGCCGCTGGGAATCATCTACTTCACGATCGCAACCGTGGCTCTGAGCTTGACCCTTTCGTTCATCGTGGCACCCTTCGTACAGCTATTTGTCGACTATCCGATCATTCAGGTTTTCGACAAACACTACTACCTACCGTTCTGGAGTTTCCCTCTGTTCTGGTTGGGAGGCGCGTCGATGTTGCTGGCGCTCATGCACCTCGCCCGGGGTATAGGCCATTTGCACGCAAGCCTGGCAAAATCGATGCTGGTCAAACCGGGAGCCTAA
- a CDS encoding tetratricopeptide repeat protein, with amino-acid sequence MSSKKRKKKEGPGHPALPVAKAIRKSRRGRWRAAVLILVHLIAAAHIAHFMSRGETISPVEPSESMYTLELGELNAGFLFFVVALLLTAVFGRFFCGWGCHLVALQDLCGWMMKRLGVKPRPFRSRLMVWFPLGLALYMFVWPTAKRWLMTDAPAFPGFTNQLTTSGFWDTFPGPLFIVLTFLTCGFLVVYLLGAKGFCTYACPYGGFFGLMDGLSPGRIVVNDDCEQCGHCTATCTSNVLVHDEVRRFGTVVDPGCMKCTDCVSVCPKGALSFGFTRPAWFRRSPTDTGPRRYPLSWKAEGILAAIALGSILAYRGLYDGPPLLMSVALGVMTAFLALRVWQTLFGKQSRLQNLTLKSGGKLGAAGVVLLVVGILWLAFTAHSGFAQWHRAWGRYHLNQTEATRADVLSGVAAGRVYTASHDRAAARSFRHFRLAQTYGLLPTVEVELGVAWGYLLQGRDDQALATIRRTIQQHPDRSQLYRNLFDYQAGRQDLFGAIATRRQQIEHDAATWQERLQFGSMLVQGAETDEAISVFRGCIDEEPDRVEARYNLGGLLRRLGRGEEAIVELEAASALTPRDPDIHVELGLAYQATGRPALAAERIREAIALAPGRPESLEYLPQLVLELEAAASSQN; translated from the coding sequence GTGTCATCGAAAAAGCGTAAGAAGAAGGAAGGGCCGGGTCATCCGGCCCTTCCTGTTGCGAAGGCCATCCGGAAGTCCCGGCGGGGTCGGTGGCGTGCCGCCGTCCTGATCCTGGTCCACCTGATCGCCGCAGCTCACATCGCCCACTTCATGAGCCGTGGCGAGACCATCTCTCCGGTCGAGCCCTCGGAATCGATGTATACGCTGGAGCTGGGCGAGCTGAACGCGGGCTTCCTGTTCTTCGTGGTGGCACTGCTGTTGACCGCCGTGTTCGGACGGTTCTTCTGCGGATGGGGATGTCATCTTGTTGCGCTGCAGGATCTCTGCGGCTGGATGATGAAGCGGCTGGGGGTCAAACCGCGCCCCTTCCGATCTCGACTGATGGTCTGGTTCCCGCTGGGGCTGGCGCTCTACATGTTCGTCTGGCCGACGGCCAAGCGTTGGCTGATGACCGATGCGCCTGCGTTCCCCGGCTTCACGAACCAACTGACGACCTCGGGCTTCTGGGATACGTTCCCCGGCCCGCTGTTCATCGTCCTGACATTTCTAACCTGCGGGTTCCTGGTGGTCTACCTACTGGGTGCCAAGGGCTTCTGCACCTACGCCTGTCCCTACGGGGGCTTCTTCGGGCTGATGGATGGACTCTCTCCCGGACGGATCGTGGTCAACGACGACTGCGAGCAGTGCGGGCATTGCACGGCGACCTGCACGTCCAACGTCCTGGTTCACGATGAGGTCCGGCGTTTCGGCACGGTGGTCGACCCCGGCTGCATGAAGTGCACCGACTGCGTCAGCGTCTGTCCGAAGGGCGCGTTGTCGTTCGGCTTTACGCGCCCGGCATGGTTCCGGCGCTCCCCCACCGACACGGGGCCCCGACGCTATCCCCTCTCGTGGAAGGCGGAGGGGATCCTCGCGGCCATCGCGTTGGGCTCAATCCTCGCCTATCGCGGCCTCTACGATGGGCCGCCGCTGTTGATGTCGGTGGCGCTCGGGGTAATGACGGCGTTTCTTGCGCTACGGGTCTGGCAGACCCTCTTCGGAAAACAGAGTCGGCTGCAGAACCTCACGCTGAAGTCCGGCGGCAAGCTGGGTGCCGCGGGCGTCGTCCTGCTGGTCGTCGGGATCCTGTGGCTGGCCTTCACGGCCCACAGCGGCTTCGCCCAGTGGCATCGTGCGTGGGGTCGTTACCATCTCAACCAGACCGAGGCGACTCGCGCCGATGTGTTGTCGGGTGTTGCCGCCGGTCGTGTCTACACCGCGTCCCACGACCGAGCCGCCGCCAGATCTTTCCGCCACTTCCGACTGGCTCAGACCTACGGACTGCTGCCCACCGTCGAGGTGGAGCTGGGTGTGGCATGGGGCTACCTGCTTCAGGGACGGGACGATCAGGCGCTGGCGACGATCCGTCGCACCATTCAGCAGCACCCGGATCGCTCCCAGCTCTATCGCAACCTCTTCGACTATCAGGCGGGACGTCAGGATCTCTTCGGTGCCATCGCGACACGACGCCAACAGATCGAACACGACGCGGCGACCTGGCAGGAGCGGCTGCAGTTCGGCTCGATGCTGGTGCAGGGGGCCGAAACCGATGAGGCGATCTCCGTGTTCCGAGGCTGTATCGATGAGGAACCCGATCGAGTCGAGGCCCGTTACAACCTGGGTGGCCTGCTGCGTCGGCTGGGGCGTGGAGAGGAAGCGATCGTTGAGCTGGAAGCGGCCAGCGCGTTGACTCCCCGGGACCCGGATATCCATGTCGAGTTGGGCCTGGCCTATCAGGCGACCGGCCGGCCGGCGCTGGCGGCGGAACGGATCCGCGAGGCGATCGCCCTGGCCCCGGGTCGCCCGGAATCGCTCGAATACCTTCCCCAGCTCGTCCTGGAGTTGGAGGCTGCGGCGTCGTCTCAGAACTGA
- a CDS encoding peptidylprolyl isomerase, with translation MSPLPADIPTFDDKKEVFADFTTTHGKFTAKLFASQCPQTVGNFVGLARGDVEWTAPNGEKVKKPLYDGTIFHRVISEFMIQGGDPLGNGTGGPGYNFADEIVPDLKHDKPGILSMANAGPGTNGSQFFLTEVATPWLDGKHTVFGEISDGMDVVMKIAKSPTGHGDKPSPDIKIESIKIRS, from the coding sequence GTGAGTCCGTTACCCGCTGATATCCCGACGTTTGACGACAAAAAAGAAGTCTTCGCCGACTTCACCACCACCCACGGAAAATTTACGGCCAAGCTGTTTGCCAGCCAGTGCCCCCAGACCGTCGGCAACTTCGTCGGCCTGGCCCGCGGCGACGTCGAGTGGACCGCGCCCAACGGCGAGAAGGTGAAGAAGCCGCTCTACGACGGCACGATCTTCCACCGCGTCATCTCCGAGTTCATGATCCAGGGCGGCGACCCGCTCGGAAACGGAACCGGCGGCCCGGGCTACAACTTCGCCGACGAGATTGTTCCCGATCTCAAGCACGACAAACCCGGCATCCTCTCGATGGCCAACGCGGGACCCGGCACCAACGGCTCCCAGTTCTTCCTGACCGAGGTGGCCACACCGTGGCTCGACGGCAAGCACACCGTGTTCGGTGAGATCAGCGACGGGATGGATGTGGTCATGAAGATCGCCAAGAGCCCCACCGGTCACGGCGACAAGCCGTCGCCGGACATCAAGATCGAGTCGATCAAGATTCGTAGCTGA
- a CDS encoding IS3 family transposase (programmed frameshift), which produces MARKRYTAEQIIPKLREAEVELAKGQTTAQVCKKLGITGQTYYRWRKEYGGLRVDQAKRLKLLEQENGRLKKLVADLSLDNSILKEVSKGKLLSPTRRRKAVEHVRSVLEVSERRACRVLGQPRSTQRHREQPSAYEDRLVTHMTELATRYGRYGYRRVTGLLRWCGWQVNHKRIERLWRREGLKVPKKQPKRSRLWLNDGSCIRRRPEHRNHVWAYDFVADRTHDGRPLKMLTVVDEYTRECLAIVVARRMRSIDVLQVLADLFVEHGAPEYIRSDNGPEFAAIKIRRWLERVEVDTLFITPGSPWENGYVESFNGKLRDECLNGEIFYTLREAQVIIGNWRREYNTIRPHSSLGYRPPAPEAARPFPVELASLLHRETGLAVT; this is translated from the exons ATGGCACGGAAGCGCTACACGGCGGAGCAGATCATCCCGAAGCTTCGCGAGGCCGAAGTCGAATTGGCCAAGGGCCAGACAACAGCTCAGGTCTGCAAGAAGCTCGGTATTACTGGCCAGACCTACTATCGCTGGCGCAAGGAGTACGGAGGCCTGCGCGTCGATCAAGCGAAGCGCCTAAAGCTGTTGGAGCAAGAGAACGGTCGATTGAAGAAATTGGTCGCCGACCTATCTCTGGACAATTCGATCCTCAAAGAGGTATCGA AAGGGAAACTTCTGAGCCCGACGCGTCGCAGGAAGGCCGTCGAGCACGTACGAAGCGTGCTCGAAGTGTCGGAGCGTCGGGCATGTCGAGTCCTGGGGCAGCCCAGGTCGACTCAGCGGCATCGTGAGCAGCCGTCGGCGTATGAGGATCGCCTGGTGACTCACATGACCGAGCTGGCCACGCGATACGGCCGCTACGGCTACCGTCGCGTCACCGGCCTACTGCGCTGGTGCGGCTGGCAGGTCAATCACAAGCGGATCGAGCGGCTGTGGCGGCGAGAAGGGCTGAAGGTGCCGAAGAAACAGCCGAAACGGAGCCGACTGTGGCTCAACGACGGCTCATGCATCAGGCGTCGCCCGGAGCATCGCAATCACGTCTGGGCCTACGACTTCGTCGCCGACCGGACCCACGACGGCCGTCCGCTGAAGATGCTGACGGTGGTAGACGAGTACACGCGAGAATGCCTGGCGATCGTCGTCGCAAGACGGATGAGATCGATCGACGTCCTCCAGGTGCTGGCGGATCTGTTTGTCGAGCACGGTGCACCGGAGTACATTCGCTCGGACAACGGTCCCGAATTCGCAGCGATCAAGATCCGTCGTTGGCTCGAGCGCGTCGAGGTCGACACGCTCTTCATCACACCGGGATCGCCCTGGGAGAACGGCTACGTGGAATCTTTCAACGGCAAACTACGCGACGAATGCCTCAACGGAGAGATCTTCTACACGCTGCGGGAGGCGCAGGTGATCATCGGGAACTGGCGACGGGAGTACAACACGATCAGGCCGCATAGCTCGCTGGGATACCGACCGCCGGCACCCGAGGCGGCGCGACCGTTTCCCGTTGAACTCGCTTCGCTCCTTCATCGGGAAACGGGGCTTGCTGTAACTTAG